Within Oceanicoccus sp. KOV_DT_Chl, the genomic segment TGCGTTTCTTGGCCCTGAAGTAATGGTTCGCGGTCAAAGTTTAGCGGCAGTAAATTTTGTTGGCTCTTTTGGTCTATTATCTTTGTGTTTTGTTATTGCTGCTGCAATATTGTTGAATTATCGGCAGCCGTCGGCCCCAACATCGACTGCGCAGCCTGTTGCATCCGCTACGCTGCCACAGCTTTTTTCACACCCATTATTTGTAGTGGCATTGACCGGCGCAGGTGTGGGCTTTTTGTTAATGAGTTTCGTCATGACAGCGACCCCTGTCAGCATGCATGATCACAATGGCCACAGCCTGAGTGATACTAAATGGGTTATTCAGTCACATGTCAGCGCCATGTTTTTACCTTCGCTGGTGCTACCCTTGTTAATAAATCGTTTCGGTATAGCTACCATGATGGTGATGGGGTTGGGTTGCTATGCAATTATGGTAGTTGTTGGTTTGTCAGGTGTAGGAGTGTTAAATTATTGGATTGCATTGATATTTTTAGGCATAGGTTGGAATTTCTTATTTGTGTCTGCTACCAGTTTACTACCGCAAACGCATAAGCCGGAGCAACAATATAAAGCGCAAGCAGTTAATGATACCGCAGTATTTTCGATGCAAGCGATAGCGGCCTTAAGTTCGGGTGTGGTATTAAATTATTGGGGTTGGGAGTTTTTATTATGGACTTGTGTGCCGGTTATAGTGGGGCAATTAATACTCATTAAAATTTGCTATCAGCGGATGGCTGCTATTAATAAAGCTGTCAATTAATAAAAGTGACGGGCAATATTGCTTAGAGTTGTTAACCGGTTATTACCGTGTTAGTTTGCCTGCACATAAATGACAGGGGTGTTGTAAGTATGTTGCAAATTTTGAAAACTGTTTTTTTAGTCATGTTGATTGCTGCTTGTGCTAATGGTCCAGAATTGAATTATGATTATTTGTTGGATAGAGATTATTCTTTGCTAAAAACCTACCGTTGGTATGATGATGTGTATAGCTCCAAAGAGGCCGAGTATCGGAGTTATAATGCTTCAGACAAACGTGTCCGAACTTATATTGATCGTGAGTTAATTGCTAAAGGTTACCGCCTATTGAATGAAGGTAAAAGTGACTTTTTAATTAATTACCATATTTCAAAACAAGAGCGATATTCGAATAGTCAATTTAATGATTATTATGATAGAGGGATGCATGGTGCCGTGTCGACCGGCACCATGGGAACTGCAGTTGCTGTGGGCTATAGTAGCGGTAATAATGAGCCTCGTACTTATAAAGAGGGCACCGTGGTGATTGATATTCTAGCCACTGCTGATAATAAAATTATTTGGCGTGGTATTGCCGAGGGTAGATTACCTAAAGAACTATCCCAGGCTAAACGCAATCATATAGCGAATGAGCTCGCTAAAGAAATGCTAGCGGAGTTTCCGCCTAAGTAGTTTTTATAGCAGCATACACATGGCTTGATGCTCAACAACTATTGACATTATTCATTGAATATAAATAATTTACCAATAGCAATCAATAGAGTACACCAGTGATGATAGGCGTAGTATTAATTAATGGCTAATAGATCTTCTTGAAGTAAAATTCTCGCTAAAAAATCCTCAAATAAGGGTTCATCAGCCTTTAGATTTATGGCTTTTAGTACTAACTTTTTCGCTAGTAAATAGTCGCTCGACAGTTCTGCCTCCTTAGCCAAAGAATAAAAATAATAAGGATTTTTTTGGCGGAGTTTTCCTAACCTGGTTAAGAAAATCTCGGCATTATCCGTCTGACCCTGCTGGTCATACAGTGTGGCTAGATTATTGATTGCCGCATAGGCGAACGGATCAATGGCTATAGCCGTTAAATAGCTTTTTTCGGCTTCAATTAATTGCTGGTTGGCTTTATAGGTCGCGCCTAAGTTAGACCAAAAGCTGGCTTTTTGCGGAAATAGTGCAATTGCCTTAGTTAACAGTCGATAGGCTTTATAGTGTTCGCCATTAGCTAGGGCTGACATAGCCAGGTTGTTATAAAATAAACCGGCAGCTTGCTTGTCGCCAATGGTTGTTGCTTGAATAGTTCCTTGTAACCGGCTGCTATTGATTTCAACCACAAGACGTTTATTGGTAGATAAATCGATAACAGAATTAACATGAATGTTCATTGATACCATCGCACCGTTTCGGTCCCACTGCGGATATTTTTCTACTATTTGAAAGTGGGCTTTTAATCCATAATGCCTGGCGAGTGCGATATAGGCATTGGCAAAGCCAAGGCAGTTAGCACTTTTTTGTTGAAGCACGTGTTCAGCAGTGAGGGTGTCAGTAGCAAAGTATTCAATGCCAAGGAAGGCAGGGCTAAGTAATACTTGATGGAGCATTCGCGCCCTAAATTCTGCCGGTTGGGAGTGGTTAATATAGCTATCAAAATACGCGATAGTACCCGGGTTTAGTAACAGTGGAGTGTAATGTTCATTCTCGGCAAGGGCTTGTTTTGGACTTTTCATGCCAGCGTCAGTTTGAAAATCTGCAATGTGCTGGAATGAAAATGTAGATTTTGGTATTCCGATGCAACCGTTTAGTACCAACAGCGAGAGAAGAACGCTGCAAAAGCCCAGACGTTGATAGAACCAGAAAATAGACAATCTGACACCTTAATAGCGACTTGGAGAATTTAATTATAACGTTAGCAGTTACTTTCCGAATGATTAGAAAATTGTATTGAAGGGGGTTTATATAACTATGTGTTCTTTACAAGTAGAATCTAATGCGGATGGTTGGCAATCGGCTGGAAATATTACCCGTTAGCTGTGTTGAGATAGAATAAATTGCTCTTTGGTATATTGCTTCAACAGCGTTAGAGGATCAACGTTTTGTAGAACGCCGACGCCGTGAGGGTAAACTAAAGAATACTCCTGACCGATTAATTGATCATTCTGATAGACGCTGACAAAGACTGTGTGAAAGTCACTGCGAGTCCTAAGTTCGTAGTGCTGATTATTGAATTGAAATATTTCAATGTCGTGATGTTGCATGGTAAACCTTGCTTGAAGCCCCTGATAAAAGTCAAGGGGGGTAATTAAGCCTTGCCCCCCAAAGCTACAGCAGAAATAGCTTAGTCTGCGAGTTTCGGTGAAGCGCCGTATTCATTATCAGCCTCGCTGTCGAGCAGCATAAAGACGAGTAATATCAGTGCGCCTATTAAGGGAACTAAGGCAATTAGAATCCACCAGCCGCTGCGACCTGTATCGTGCAGCCTTCTGATACCGACGGCTATAGAGGGTATGAGCACTGCCAGTGCATAAAGCCCGCTTAATAAGCCTAGCCCGGTTTCAGGGCTTAGGCTGCCAGTTAAACCATCGATAAAAGTTAGTACGATACTAAAGATCAAGTTAAACAGTACAAAGTTCCAGTACTCCTTTCGACGAGCTCGGCCACTGAATTGTGCATATTTTTTTAATACTTCAAGATACCAGTTCATAGTTTTCTTCCTTGTTTCCCCGTTAAAAATTCAGGCAATTATGGGGAGTTAATTACCTGAGAGTGAATTTTTAAGCTGATTATCGTGAAGACGGGATAGCATAAGCAGTGAGCAGATGGTGCCTAACAATGCCATCGCCATATCCGATTGCGTATCCCAAATATAACCTTGCGTGCCTAAAAACGCTTCGGCGTTTTCGCCGGTGGCAAGCGCCACCCACCATTCAATTAGCTCGTAAAAGGCACTAAAGGCTAAACAAATAGATATGATAATAAATCCCATCCAGATGCTGCCATTCACTACCTGACGGCGGAGTAATATTTCACGTGCCACGAGTGCGGGCACAAAGCCTTGAAAAAAATGGCCGACTTTATCGTAGTTGTTTCTTTCGGCGCCAAACAAACCATCAAAAAAAGGCACTTCGGCATAGGTGTAATGGCCGCCTATCATGAGCACAATGCAGTGTAATAACACCAGGCTATAAAGTATGGGTGTTAGTTTGAACGATTGAAAGCTTATAGCAAGCAGGATTACAGCGATCAGTGCAGGAGTAACTTCAAGAAGCCAGGTGAACTGATCTTTGGGGTTGATACCTGACCAAACTAAAAAGACAGTAAATATTATTATCCACAGGGCTCTAATATTTTGACCCTCCTTATCGGTTACGTAAACTCGATGTACTTGATAGTCGGCTTGGTAAAAGCAGTTTAGCGCACACTAAATTATCTGCCAGGCTTTAAATTCAGAGTTGGTGTTTATAGTATGCGATTAGTTATTTTTAATGACAACACTTTTTGCTAGCTTGTCATGCCACGCTTGTTTTTTTCTATCCCAGATCACCCAAAAAAAACCAATGCCAAAAGGTAAGGCAGAAATAATATAGGCGAAGTATCGGATAAGGGATTGTAATGCTGTCAATTTTTGACCGCTGCTAGCGTCAACAACGGCGAGGTGGAAGATTAGTTTCCCGGGTGTTCCTGCGCGGTAGCGCCAGAATAAAAGAGTGGCAACAATTGGCAGTACCCAGCTTATGAAAATGTCAATATAACCTAATACAGGTGGGGCGTTTTCTGCTAAATAGGCTTCGCCATAAATAAGATACAGTATCGGTGCGGTGAAGGCCAACAGAATAAATGTATCAGCTATGGTTGCAGCAAGTCTGATCCAGAAGCCTGCATAAGTAGGGGCTGCAGACTCCACCATGCATTACTCCTGTTCTGCAGGCTTCTCAACGCCGGTATATTTTAAAATCAATCGATTAAAAAACTTTTCAGTTGGGCGGAATACATAAGCGACAGCAGTAGTCATTAAGCCGTAGAAGAAGCGTTCTTCATTATCCTGAGCGACAACTAAGACGAGTACTGCGACAATAATAGCGGCCAGTATCGAATAAATAGTCCATGCTATTTTAGTGTAGGAGGCGTGTTTGTTTTGTAAATTGTCTGTCATTCTATTTAGTCTCTGTAAAAATTGCTTTGCATTTGAAGTTAATTTCTGATTATAGATTAGTAGCCGCTTTAAAAACTCATATCAAGTGTTATGAAGTAAACAGTCCATTTTTAATTAACAGCGTATCTGGTTTTTCATAACATTTTATGGCTAATTATTCTAGATTTAGTCATGTGTATAAGTCGCATTAATCCTTTATTGCTGTTCTCCATCAGAATTTCTGCTTGTGAGTCTTAGGCAATAATCATGAGTAAAGTTCCTGATTAGCATAATACGTTTAAAGTGCGCTGAGTAAATAGAAACTTTGTTAATAATCGTTTGGATTAATGTCGCAGTTATATCGGCAAACTCCTTTTTCTTGATCTAGCCGCCGGTTAGCTTCTGAGAGGTATAAACTAGCATCCTGGCTGACACGGTCTGTAAGCTTCTTTTTATCAATAATTAGCGTGCCATTGATACTGATTGGCACGTGTCGGCGGAGGTTGCCTACAGGCGCGTCAGGATTAAAATCCGCTGACGGCAAGTATTGTGTTATGTAGCGCTGCTGCAGGCTATTCTATCGATCGTGCATCTTCCCAGTTGACGCCTTTGTCAAATGAACGCGCAGTTTGGGCCCCCAATGGCCGTTAGCAAACAGGCCCATATCGCACAGTCGCGAGGGTCGCGGGTGGTGTAACTGGCGGGAATACCAGCAGGCACTGTTGGCCGAGGTACCCAGCTGCCATAGTTACGATAAATGATGGCCGTACCTTTGCGGGTGCCAAATAGAGCGTACTTGGACAGAATTGAATCCACCTATGAAAAGGACGCATAATAAATAAGCAGCAGGAAATTTATAGAGTAGGCGTCGTTGTAGAGTAACTAATGTTGTTTAGTATTATAGTAGTTCAAAAATGCAGTTGTTCTGCGTCAGCATTTTTTTGCTGCCGGAGTATTGTTGATAAAGTTGCTCATGTGAGGCTTGGGAGAAAGTATCACTTCTTTCTGCGTATTGTGAGATCCACTCTATCAGCATGGGCAGATTATTATCTTGTTCTTCTTTGGATTGATACTTGTGCGGCTCCCAGGGACGAGATTTGGCATTTTCAATGCAGGTTTTAATGGGGAGGTTCATAAATATAATTTCTGTAGAAGACGGCAGCGCTATAGTCAGTAAGTCAGAGTAACAGCCCTCGATAACCCAGTTTTTGTGCATACGAATAAAGTCCAAAATTGCTTTTTCAGATTCTATTATTGGTTTTCTTAGCGGCGGTATAGTTGGCATCCAGGCTAGCGTATCAAGATCAAGATGTGCCAGAGCTTCGGTTTGACAAAGCTTTTTTGCAAGGGTGGATTTACCAGATCCGGAATTTCCAAATATTAAAATTTTTTTCAAGTTTTTGACCCTGTTGATAAGTAAATATTCCCAGCTAGTTGTTGGGCCGTTCTAATTTTATGCGATAAAAAATATACCAGGCTATGATTATATCAAATGCCATGCAAGCAACCACATAAGCTGCTGGTGCAATAGCTCCACCGGCTCCAAAAAGATGAAGCCCGACGTCCCATAGCGGATGTAAAAGCCAGCCTACTGCCAGCCAAATGACAGAGTGTTTATTTGCAAGCCAGTAAAACGTGGCATAAATAGCAACGCCAGAAAGCTCGATAAAAAACCAACTAACATTCCCCCAAATCAGCGAAAAAATAAGATAAATAACGGCAGCGATCACTAGGCACAATCCCAACAGGTCTTGCATAGATTTGTAGTTTAATCTGCTGGATAAAACCAGTAGTGGTGTAGCGGCAATAACGCCAAGCAGAAGAAAAATAGCGGTAATCATTCAATGCCTGTTACTGGTTTAATAAAAGGCTGTATAACAGCTGATAGTTATTAGCATATAGATATACCACCAGTTCTTTTAGGAGAGCTGACTAAAAATAACCTTATTGCCAAACGGGTCGGCAATGGACATATCTCTACCCCAGGGCTGTTCTTTTATCTCTGGCCGGGAATATTCATATTGCTTGTTATATAGGTGTTGATGAAAGGCATCAAGTTCATCGATTTCTACTCTGATAGATGAGCCTGGGCTACTGTCGCCATGGTGTTCGGTAACATGGATGACGCAGCCGCCTTTTGAAATTTGCATATACAGCGGTAATCCTGCTTCGAATCGATGTTCCCAGTCCAACTTGAACTCAAGAAATTCTATATAAAATTCTTTAGCCTTTTTTTCGTCGAAAGAGCGAAATATAGGAATTGGGTATCCAAAGTTCATTGCTAAAATCTCTGGTAGTAATTTTTTATGCAGTGTTATCAATTTTGTATAAAGTCCAGAGCAGTGATCTAAGTGTGAAATTATTCTAATAACTTAGAAGTAAGTCAGCTGTCTTTTTTAACGACTTAAATAGTAAAGTTGACTTCTCCGGTCATTAAATTATGCATGCCGCCAATGATTTTTATTTCATTTTTTTCAGCCATTTCTTTTAAAATTGGACTTCTTGCAACAATTCCATTCATGACACGTTTAACATTAATAATAGTGACTTTTTCGACAAATTCATCATTTGATGATTTTCTGTTGACTATGACTGTTTCTTCATCATCAATAGCGGGTCGAATTTTGGAAAGTAATGCAGTTAAATTTCCCATTTCGACATGATCACAAGCGCCTTTGATCGCGCCGCAGTTGCTATGCCCCAAAATAACAATAATTTTTGCACCGGCAACTTTGCAAGCAAATTCCATACTACCTAAAATGTCTTCATTCAGAATATTCCCTGCAATGCGGGTGCTAAAAATATCACCTAGCCCTTGGTCAAATATAATTTCTGCGGAAGTTCTGGAATCAATACAGCTTAAAACAATGGCAAATGGGTGCTGTCCATCTGAGGTTTCATTTGCCTGCT encodes:
- a CDS encoding MFS transporter, with translation MLANMLMVYGLVLMMEKSTSAYFNRNVLLLTLVQALAMSISPALIFIGAIIGGQLAPTPEWATLPIAVMVIGTALAVYPVVSMMQHFGRQRVFIAALMLMAASCGLIVLALQWRSFVLFCTAVILIGCSLAAIQQIRFAAMESVPNQQKPTAASMIMLAGVVAAFLGPEVMVRGQSLAAVNFVGSFGLLSLCFVIAAAILLNYRQPSAPTSTAQPVASATLPQLFSHPLFVVALTGAGVGFLLMSFVMTATPVSMHDHNGHSLSDTKWVIQSHVSAMFLPSLVLPLLINRFGIATMMVMGLGCYAIMVVVGLSGVGVLNYWIALIFLGIGWNFLFVSATSLLPQTHKPEQQYKAQAVNDTAVFSMQAIAALSSGVVLNYWGWEFLLWTCVPVIVGQLILIKICYQRMAAINKAVN
- a CDS encoding DUF4136 domain-containing protein, which produces MLQILKTVFLVMLIAACANGPELNYDYLLDRDYSLLKTYRWYDDVYSSKEAEYRSYNASDKRVRTYIDRELIAKGYRLLNEGKSDFLINYHISKQERYSNSQFNDYYDRGMHGAVSTGTMGTAVAVGYSSGNNEPRTYKEGTVVIDILATADNKIIWRGIAEGRLPKELSQAKRNHIANELAKEMLAEFPPK
- a CDS encoding tetratricopeptide repeat protein — translated: MKSPKQALAENEHYTPLLLNPGTIAYFDSYINHSQPAEFRARMLHQVLLSPAFLGIEYFATDTLTAEHVLQQKSANCLGFANAYIALARHYGLKAHFQIVEKYPQWDRNGAMVSMNIHVNSVIDLSTNKRLVVEINSSRLQGTIQATTIGDKQAAGLFYNNLAMSALANGEHYKAYRLLTKAIALFPQKASFWSNLGATYKANQQLIEAEKSYLTAIAIDPFAYAAINNLATLYDQQGQTDNAEIFLTRLGKLRQKNPYYFYSLAKEAELSSDYLLAKKLVLKAINLKADEPLFEDFLARILLQEDLLAIN
- a CDS encoding DUF805 domain-containing protein — its product is MNWYLEVLKKYAQFSGRARRKEYWNFVLFNLIFSIVLTFIDGLTGSLSPETGLGLLSGLYALAVLIPSIAVGIRRLHDTGRSGWWILIALVPLIGALILLVFMLLDSEADNEYGASPKLAD
- a CDS encoding DUF2238 domain-containing protein codes for the protein MRALWIIIFTVFLVWSGINPKDQFTWLLEVTPALIAVILLAISFQSFKLTPILYSLVLLHCIVLMIGGHYTYAEVPFFDGLFGAERNNYDKVGHFFQGFVPALVAREILLRRQVVNGSIWMGFIIISICLAFSAFYELIEWWVALATGENAEAFLGTQGYIWDTQSDMAMALLGTICSLLMLSRLHDNQLKNSLSGN
- a CDS encoding RDD family protein, coding for MVESAAPTYAGFWIRLAATIADTFILLAFTAPILYLIYGEAYLAENAPPVLGYIDIFISWVLPIVATLLFWRYRAGTPGKLIFHLAVVDASSGQKLTALQSLIRYFAYIISALPFGIGFFWVIWDRKKQAWHDKLAKSVVIKNN
- a CDS encoding shikimate kinase, with product MKKILIFGNSGSGKSTLAKKLCQTEALAHLDLDTLAWMPTIPPLRKPIIESEKAILDFIRMHKNWVIEGCYSDLLTIALPSSTEIIFMNLPIKTCIENAKSRPWEPHKYQSKEEQDNNLPMLIEWISQYAERSDTFSQASHEQLYQQYSGSKKMLTQNNCIFELL
- a CDS encoding DUF6010 family protein, with amino-acid sequence MITAIFLLLGVIAATPLLVLSSRLNYKSMQDLLGLCLVIAAVIYLIFSLIWGNVSWFFIELSGVAIYATFYWLANKHSVIWLAVGWLLHPLWDVGLHLFGAGGAIAPAAYVVACMAFDIIIAWYIFYRIKLERPNN
- a CDS encoding glyoxalase superfamily protein, encoding MNFGYPIPIFRSFDEKKAKEFYIEFLEFKLDWEHRFEAGLPLYMQISKGGCVIHVTEHHGDSSPGSSIRVEIDELDAFHQHLYNKQYEYSRPEIKEQPWGRDMSIADPFGNKVIFSQLS
- a CDS encoding carbonic anhydrase family protein is translated as MKTLTKEDQDSITPEKAFNLLKEGNIRFINNLKANRNLLQQANETSDGQHPFAIVLSCIDSRTSAEIIFDQGLGDIFSTRIAGNILNEDILGSMEFACKVAGAKIIVILGHSNCGAIKGACDHVEMGNLTALLSKIRPAIDDEETVIVNRKSSNDEFVEKVTIINVKRVMNGIVARSPILKEMAEKNEIKIIGGMHNLMTGEVNFTI